The Myxococcota bacterium genome has a segment encoding these proteins:
- the menH gene encoding 2-succinyl-6-hydroxy-2,4-cyclohexadiene-1-carboxylate synthase — protein MSGAGGRAAPGAASSAPGGAAGASVLHRVDVGDGLALAVHERGAGPPVVVLHGFTGAAGSMRGVCDALAATHRVLAVDLVGHGASDAPRGVARYAMDDCVAQLARACGALGVERAAWVGYSMGGRTALQVAVARPALVGKLVLVGATAGIADPAARAERVASDEALAARIEERGVEAFVDEWMALPLFASQARLGRAALAQARRERLCNVAHGLANSLRGMGAGAQRPVHDALVRIACPVCLVVGEEDAKFRAIAEALLARLGSASRSRIEVVPEAGHAAHLENPSHFAAVVGRFLAASPDAGEGA, from the coding sequence GTGAGCGGCGCGGGAGGTCGTGCGGCGCCGGGCGCGGCCTCGTCCGCGCCGGGCGGCGCGGCCGGTGCATCCGTGCTGCACCGCGTCGACGTCGGCGACGGCCTCGCGCTCGCCGTGCACGAACGCGGCGCGGGCCCGCCCGTCGTCGTGCTGCACGGATTCACGGGCGCGGCCGGCAGCATGCGCGGCGTCTGCGACGCGCTCGCCGCGACGCATCGCGTGCTCGCGGTCGACCTCGTCGGTCACGGCGCGAGCGACGCGCCGCGCGGCGTCGCTCGCTATGCGATGGACGACTGCGTCGCGCAGCTCGCGCGCGCGTGCGGCGCGCTCGGCGTCGAGCGCGCGGCGTGGGTCGGCTACTCGATGGGCGGGCGCACCGCGCTCCAGGTCGCCGTCGCGCGGCCCGCGCTCGTCGGGAAGCTCGTGCTCGTCGGCGCGACGGCGGGCATCGCCGACCCGGCGGCGCGCGCCGAGCGCGTCGCGAGCGACGAAGCGCTCGCCGCGCGCATCGAGGAGCGCGGCGTCGAGGCCTTCGTCGACGAGTGGATGGCGCTCCCGCTCTTCGCGAGCCAGGCGCGGCTCGGCCGGGCCGCGCTCGCGCAGGCGCGTCGCGAGCGCCTGTGCAACGTCGCGCACGGCCTCGCGAACAGCCTGCGCGGGATGGGAGCCGGCGCGCAGCGGCCCGTGCACGACGCGCTCGTGCGCATCGCGTGCCCGGTGTGTCTCGTGGTCGGCGAGGAGGACGCGAAGTTCCGGGCGATCGCCGAGGCTCTCCTCGCGCGGCTCGGGAGCGCGTCGCGCTCGCGCATCGAGGTCGTTCCCGAGGCGGGGCACGCCGCGCACCTCGAGAACCCGTCGCACTTCGCGGCGGTCGTCGGGCGCTTCCTCGCCGCGTCGCCGGACGCCGGGGAGGGAGCATGA
- a CDS encoding 1,4-dihydroxy-2-naphthoate polyprenyltransferase: MSDPHPPLAMAPSRARAWWLAVRPRTLAVAVGPVAVGTAVAHAGGALRVDAALAALAGALLLQVGSNFANDVYDSEKGADTEHRLGPPRAVQLGLLSPAEMKRGMAVVFALAAAVGLYLVAIAGWPVVAIGVASIATAWAYTGGPYPLGYHGLGDVAVFVFFGLVAVAGTEYVQSLRLSAEALAAAVPVGLLATAVLVVNNLRDVETDRVAGKRTLAVRLGARAARGEYAALVLAPYALLPCYAVAFGESLAVLLPVVTLPLAWPLVRGVLGGAVGAALNPVLGATARLGLAFSLAFALGYAL; the protein is encoded by the coding sequence ATGAGCGATCCGCATCCGCCGCTGGCGATGGCGCCGTCGCGCGCGCGCGCGTGGTGGCTCGCGGTGCGGCCCCGCACGCTCGCGGTGGCGGTCGGACCGGTCGCCGTCGGCACCGCGGTCGCGCACGCGGGCGGCGCGCTCCGCGTCGACGCCGCGCTGGCCGCGCTCGCCGGCGCGCTGCTCCTCCAGGTCGGCAGCAACTTCGCGAACGACGTGTACGACAGCGAGAAGGGCGCCGACACCGAGCACCGGCTCGGCCCGCCGCGCGCCGTGCAGCTCGGGCTGCTGTCGCCGGCCGAGATGAAGCGCGGCATGGCGGTCGTCTTCGCGCTCGCCGCCGCCGTCGGGCTCTACCTGGTCGCGATCGCGGGCTGGCCCGTCGTCGCGATCGGCGTCGCGTCGATCGCGACGGCCTGGGCCTACACGGGCGGGCCGTATCCGCTCGGCTATCACGGGCTCGGCGACGTCGCCGTGTTCGTCTTCTTCGGGCTCGTCGCGGTCGCGGGAACGGAGTACGTGCAGTCGCTGCGGCTCTCGGCGGAGGCGCTCGCGGCCGCCGTGCCGGTCGGCCTCCTCGCGACCGCGGTGCTCGTCGTCAACAACCTGCGCGACGTCGAGACCGACCGCGTCGCGGGCAAGCGCACGCTCGCCGTGCGGCTCGGCGCGCGCGCGGCGCGGGGCGAGTACGCGGCACTCGTGCTGGCGCCGTACGCGCTCCTGCCTTGCTATGCGGTCGCGTTCGGCGAGAGCCTCGCGGTGCTGCTCCCGGTGGTGACGCTGCCGCTCGCGTGGCCGCTCGTGCGCGGCGTCCTCGGAGGCGCGGTCGGCGCGGCGCTGAACCCGGTGCTCGGCGCGACGGCGCGGCTCGGCCTCGCGTTCTCGCTCGCGTTCGCGCTCGGCTACGCGCTGTGA
- a CDS encoding mandelate racemase/muconate lactonizing enzyme family protein has protein sequence MSGGATAELFELRLPLLAPLATAHGAIAERRGFALALRGDDGVCGAAEALPLPAFGGESLAACRAALGAALAGLAARAAHPADAMRPARGADGVARRAADGARVAPPLGTAPVSSPLDAALERALADAPVARAACETALLDLAARRAGAPLAARLGAVAPRLPARIPVNALVGDGAPEEAARAARAAVDAGFRAVKCKVGAAPLARDVERVRAVRDAVGSAVAVRLDANGAWDERGAGAALAALAPFAIEWVEQPIPPGDVDALARVRAASPVAIAADESLVDAREAARVVECAAVDAVVLKLPPLGGPLRALALARAARARGMAVCVTSFLDGSLGVRAAAHAALACAEDGALSACGLATSDRLAADSCAPLRVENGALVVDGDEPGLGAPLRAGALGAPIAAERAG, from the coding sequence GTGAGTGGCGGCGCGACGGCCGAGCTCTTCGAGCTCCGCCTGCCGCTTCTCGCTCCGCTCGCGACGGCGCACGGCGCGATCGCCGAGCGGCGCGGCTTCGCCCTCGCGCTGCGCGGCGACGACGGCGTGTGCGGCGCGGCCGAGGCGCTCCCGCTGCCGGCCTTCGGCGGCGAGTCGCTCGCGGCGTGTCGCGCCGCGCTCGGAGCCGCGCTCGCGGGGCTCGCCGCGCGCGCCGCGCACCCAGCGGATGCGATGCGTCCCGCGCGCGGAGCCGACGGCGTCGCGCGGCGCGCGGCCGACGGCGCGCGCGTCGCTCCTCCGCTCGGCACCGCGCCCGTCTCGTCTCCGCTCGACGCTGCGCTCGAGCGAGCGCTCGCGGATGCGCCGGTCGCGCGCGCGGCGTGCGAGACGGCGCTCCTCGATCTCGCCGCGCGGCGCGCGGGCGCGCCGCTCGCGGCGCGGCTCGGCGCCGTCGCCCCGCGTCTCCCGGCTCGCATTCCCGTGAACGCGCTCGTCGGCGACGGCGCACCGGAGGAGGCCGCGCGCGCCGCGCGCGCGGCCGTCGACGCGGGCTTCCGCGCCGTGAAGTGCAAGGTCGGCGCGGCGCCGCTCGCGCGCGACGTCGAGCGGGTGCGCGCGGTGCGCGACGCGGTCGGGTCGGCCGTCGCGGTGCGGCTCGACGCGAACGGCGCATGGGACGAGCGCGGGGCGGGCGCCGCGCTCGCCGCGCTCGCGCCGTTCGCCATCGAGTGGGTCGAGCAGCCGATCCCGCCCGGCGACGTCGACGCGCTCGCGCGCGTGCGCGCGGCGTCGCCCGTCGCGATCGCGGCGGACGAGTCGCTCGTCGACGCGCGCGAAGCGGCGCGGGTCGTCGAGTGCGCGGCGGTCGACGCGGTCGTGCTCAAGCTGCCGCCGCTCGGCGGCCCGCTGCGCGCGCTCGCACTCGCGCGCGCGGCGCGCGCGCGCGGCATGGCCGTCTGCGTCACGTCGTTCCTCGACGGCTCGCTCGGCGTCCGCGCCGCCGCGCACGCGGCGCTCGCGTGCGCGGAGGACGGCGCGCTCTCGGCCTGCGGGCTCGCGACGTCCGATCGGCTCGCGGCGGACTCGTGCGCGCCGCTTCGCGTCGAGAACGGCGCGCTCGTCGTCGACGGCGACGAGCCCGGCCTCGGCGCGCCGCTCCGCGCCGGCGCGCTCGGCGCCCCGATCGCCGCGGAGCGCGCGGGGTGA
- the menE gene encoding o-succinylbenzoate--CoA ligase, whose translation MTRASGIDVARPWLAQRAQASPRAEALAWRDPASGALRALDYASLAERADALARRLRALGVAPGDVVAMLVPSAPVVAPLVHAVHACGAAVLALNARLPDAELARQARRARARLVLTTRADASARPALVAACPPAAVEPGDDAGARIEWLASDVAGGADASAASGPGPAPARLAPCDAPLARRIDPEATAVVLFTSGTTSAPRGVRLAFRAFAASARASSARLGSAPGDRWLACMPLFHVGGLSILFRSVFDGTSALVHAGFDARAVARELDDDAITQASFVATMLARVLDERGARRAPARLRSVLLGGGPCPEPLLERAAALGYPVAPTYGLTEACSQVATRAPGDAERPLGAHLAPLDGTELRIAADGEILVRGPTLMTGYLDDAAATARALRDGWLHTGDVGALDARGRLAVLDRRDDLIVSGGENVAPARVEAVLCAHPAVEDAAVVARADAEFGARPFAFVVRRAGAELDADALRAFCRERLAGYEVPVGFAERDALPRTASGKLRRGELRAELARAEAR comes from the coding sequence GTGACGCGCGCCAGCGGGATCGACGTCGCGCGGCCGTGGCTCGCGCAGCGCGCGCAGGCGAGCCCGCGCGCCGAGGCGCTCGCGTGGCGCGACCCCGCATCGGGCGCGCTCCGCGCGCTCGACTACGCATCGCTCGCCGAGCGCGCCGACGCGCTCGCGCGACGGTTGCGCGCGCTCGGCGTCGCGCCCGGCGACGTCGTCGCGATGCTCGTCCCGAGCGCGCCCGTCGTCGCGCCGCTCGTCCACGCCGTGCACGCGTGCGGCGCGGCGGTGCTCGCGCTCAACGCGCGGCTCCCCGACGCCGAGCTCGCGCGCCAGGCGCGGCGCGCGCGCGCGCGGCTCGTGCTGACGACGCGCGCCGACGCCTCCGCGCGGCCCGCGCTCGTCGCCGCGTGCCCGCCGGCGGCCGTCGAGCCGGGCGACGACGCCGGCGCGCGCATCGAGTGGCTCGCTTCCGACGTCGCGGGCGGCGCCGACGCCAGCGCCGCCTCCGGGCCCGGCCCGGCGCCCGCGCGCCTCGCGCCGTGCGACGCGCCGCTCGCCCGGCGCATCGACCCCGAGGCCACGGCCGTCGTGCTCTTCACGTCGGGCACGACGAGCGCGCCGCGCGGCGTGCGCCTCGCATTCCGCGCGTTCGCGGCGAGCGCGCGCGCGTCGTCGGCGCGGCTCGGGAGCGCGCCCGGCGACCGCTGGCTCGCGTGCATGCCGCTCTTCCACGTGGGCGGCCTGTCGATCCTCTTCCGCAGCGTCTTCGACGGCACGAGCGCGCTCGTGCACGCGGGCTTCGACGCGCGGGCCGTCGCGCGCGAGCTCGACGACGACGCGATCACGCAGGCGTCGTTCGTCGCGACGATGCTCGCGCGCGTGCTCGACGAGCGCGGCGCGCGGCGCGCGCCGGCGCGCCTGCGCAGCGTGCTGCTCGGCGGCGGCCCGTGCCCCGAGCCGCTGCTCGAGCGCGCGGCGGCGCTCGGCTATCCCGTCGCGCCCACCTACGGGCTCACCGAGGCGTGCTCGCAGGTCGCGACGCGCGCGCCCGGCGATGCGGAGCGCCCGCTCGGCGCGCACCTCGCACCGCTCGACGGAACCGAGCTGCGCATCGCCGCGGACGGCGAGATCCTCGTGCGCGGGCCGACGCTCATGACGGGCTATCTCGACGACGCCGCGGCGACGGCGCGCGCGCTGCGGGACGGCTGGCTCCACACCGGCGACGTCGGCGCGCTCGACGCGCGCGGTCGCCTCGCCGTGCTCGACCGCCGCGACGACCTGATCGTCTCGGGCGGCGAGAACGTGGCGCCCGCGCGCGTCGAGGCGGTGCTGTGCGCGCACCCGGCCGTCGAGGACGCGGCCGTCGTCGCGCGCGCGGACGCGGAGTTCGGCGCGCGGCCGTTCGCGTTCGTCGTGCGGCGCGCGGGCGCGGAGCTCGACGCCGACGCGCTGCGCGCCTTCTGTCGCGAGCGGCTCGCGGGCTACGAGGTGCCGGTCGGCTTCGCGGAGCGCGACGCGCTGCCGCGCACGGCGTCCGGCAAGCTGCGGCGCGGCGAGCTGCGCGCCGAGCTCGCCCGCGCCGAGGCGCGTTAG
- a CDS encoding lysophospholipid acyltransferase family protein, whose protein sequence is MLRRLGSAVFWAFLVASSFALFPVAVLVWLVTAPFDRRLVALHRFTCFWGSLYTWLNPAWPVTLSGLDRIDDARPSVLVANHLSLLDILVLFRLFKHFKWVSKVENFRVPLIGWNMRLNRYIPLRRGERSSVVQMFKACEEALRGGSSVMIFPEGTRSPDGRMRRFKTGAFELALRTKSPIVPIALHGTADALPKRGFVLQGRHPIDVTVLEPIPYETFASLTTEELAERVRDRIAVALEERAKRRSGGREASAAATAAPTPD, encoded by the coding sequence ATGCTGAGGCGCCTCGGCTCCGCCGTCTTCTGGGCCTTCCTGGTCGCGAGCTCGTTCGCGCTCTTCCCCGTCGCGGTGCTGGTCTGGCTCGTGACGGCGCCGTTCGATCGGCGCCTCGTCGCGCTCCACCGCTTCACGTGCTTCTGGGGCTCGCTCTACACGTGGCTCAACCCGGCGTGGCCCGTCACGCTCTCGGGGCTCGACCGCATCGACGACGCGCGCCCGTCCGTCCTCGTCGCCAACCACCTCTCGCTGCTCGACATCCTCGTGCTCTTCCGGCTCTTCAAGCACTTCAAGTGGGTGTCGAAGGTCGAGAACTTCCGCGTGCCGCTGATCGGCTGGAACATGCGCCTCAACCGCTACATCCCGCTGCGCCGCGGCGAGCGGTCGAGCGTCGTGCAGATGTTCAAGGCGTGCGAGGAGGCGCTGCGCGGCGGCTCGTCCGTGATGATCTTCCCGGAAGGCACGCGGTCGCCGGACGGCCGGATGCGCCGCTTCAAGACCGGCGCCTTCGAGCTCGCGCTGCGCACGAAGTCGCCGATCGTGCCGATCGCGCTCCACGGCACGGCCGACGCGCTCCCGAAGCGCGGCTTCGTGCTGCAGGGTCGCCACCCGATCGACGTGACGGTGCTCGAGCCGATCCCCTACGAGACCTTCGCCTCGCTCACGACCGAGGAGCTCGCCGAGCGCGTGCGCGACCGCATCGCCGTCGCGCTCGAGGAGCGCGCGAAGCGGCGGAGCGGCGGGCGCGAAGCCTCCGCGGCCGCGACGGCCGCGCCCACCCCCGACTAA
- a CDS encoding gamma-glutamyl-gamma-aminobutyrate hydrolase family protein (Members of this family of hydrolases with an active site Cys residue belong to MEROPS family C26.), with protein sequence MRPVVGIPVSLDARGRLRGGRATLFSDRAYARAVAACGGAPVLLPTDAPERAADVIAHVDALLLPGGDDFPPARARADYPDGVFELADPEQVAFDAALLRASLAAAMPTLGICYGMQLMALEAGGALHAHLPVDAPSEVAHGGGGAPPAVHAIAIEAASRLARAARADAARVESRHHQGVADPGRWRVAAHAPDGLIEAIEAPDAPFAIGVQWHPEGLAGEADGALLRAFVAAAAERAASARGARPRGAAR encoded by the coding sequence GTGCGCCCCGTCGTCGGCATCCCGGTCTCGCTCGACGCCCGAGGACGCCTGCGCGGCGGCCGCGCGACGCTCTTCAGCGACCGCGCCTACGCACGCGCCGTCGCCGCGTGCGGCGGCGCGCCCGTGCTGCTCCCCACCGACGCACCCGAGCGCGCGGCCGACGTCATCGCGCACGTCGACGCGCTGCTGCTCCCGGGCGGCGACGACTTCCCGCCCGCCCGCGCGCGCGCCGACTACCCCGACGGCGTCTTCGAGCTCGCCGACCCGGAGCAGGTCGCGTTCGACGCGGCGCTGCTGCGCGCCTCGCTCGCCGCCGCGATGCCGACGCTCGGCATCTGCTACGGCATGCAGCTCATGGCGCTCGAAGCGGGCGGCGCGCTCCACGCGCACCTGCCCGTCGACGCGCCGAGCGAGGTCGCGCACGGCGGCGGCGGCGCACCGCCGGCCGTGCACGCGATCGCGATCGAAGCGGCGAGCCGGCTCGCGCGCGCCGCGCGCGCGGACGCCGCGCGCGTCGAGAGCCGGCACCACCAGGGCGTCGCCGACCCCGGGCGATGGCGCGTCGCGGCGCACGCACCGGACGGGCTGATCGAGGCGATCGAGGCACCCGACGCGCCGTTCGCGATCGGCGTGCAGTGGCATCCCGAAGGCCTCGCGGGCGAGGCCGACGGCGCCCTCCTGCGCGCCTTCGTGGCCGCCGCGGCGGAGCGGGCCGCGAGCGCGCGCGGCGCCCGCCCGCGCGGGGCCGCGAGGTAG
- a CDS encoding GGDEF domain-containing protein: MADGAEERGADERTTVVVGFSRPTSESEGAGCLVQIFGEGLGRKVALEPGRAVVGRDGENDVVIPLDSISRRHCAIRTAGDRTEIEDLGSTNGTFVNDHRLAPGARAELRTGDLVQLGAVIFKFLFGNDLEALYHEEIYLSSVVDGLTQIYNRRYFDEHLDREMARAHRHARPLALLLLDVDHFKEINDRHGHLAGDHVLVALAKRIRESVRREDCCARYGGEEIAIASPETSLAQAVVFAEKLRGCVEACDLRFDGASIPVTVSIGVAALTPDMDHPRDLVGAADARLYEAKRGGRNRVCS; the protein is encoded by the coding sequence GTGGCGGACGGAGCCGAAGAGCGCGGGGCGGACGAGCGGACGACCGTCGTCGTCGGCTTCTCGCGCCCCACCTCCGAATCGGAGGGCGCGGGCTGCCTCGTCCAGATCTTCGGCGAGGGACTCGGACGCAAGGTCGCGCTCGAGCCCGGCCGAGCGGTCGTCGGCCGCGACGGCGAGAACGACGTCGTCATCCCGCTCGACTCGATCTCGCGCCGCCACTGCGCGATCCGCACCGCCGGCGACCGCACCGAGATCGAGGATCTCGGCTCGACCAACGGCACGTTCGTGAACGACCACCGCCTCGCGCCGGGCGCGCGCGCCGAGCTCCGCACCGGCGACCTCGTCCAGCTCGGCGCGGTGATCTTCAAGTTCCTGTTCGGGAACGACCTCGAGGCGCTCTACCACGAGGAGATCTACCTGTCGTCGGTGGTCGACGGGCTCACGCAGATCTACAACCGCCGCTACTTCGACGAGCACCTCGACCGCGAGATGGCGCGCGCGCACCGCCACGCGCGGCCGCTCGCGCTGCTGCTCCTCGACGTCGACCACTTCAAGGAGATCAACGACCGCCACGGCCACCTCGCGGGCGACCACGTGCTCGTCGCGCTCGCGAAGCGGATCCGCGAGAGCGTGCGCCGCGAGGACTGCTGCGCGCGCTACGGCGGCGAGGAGATCGCGATCGCGAGCCCCGAGACGTCGCTCGCGCAGGCCGTCGTGTTCGCGGAGAAGCTCCGCGGGTGCGTCGAGGCCTGCGACCTGCGCTTCGACGGGGCGTCGATCCCCGTGACGGTGTCGATCGGCGTCGCGGCGCTGACGCCCGACATGGACCATCCGCGCGATCTCGTCGGCGCCGCCGATGCGCGCCTCTACGAGGCCAAGCGCGGCGGTCGCAACCGCGTCTGCAGCTAG
- a CDS encoding NAD-dependent epimerase/dehydratase family protein has translation MLIAGCGYVGVRLASRLAREGASVFALRRGRGPLPVGVEPVVADLARIETLGSLPPRIDAVVYTAAPGTSDEAAYRSIYLDGVDNLLRAIAERGERPPRFVFASSTAVYGQDRGEWVDETSPTEPRRWNGETLLAAERLLAARLPEAIAVRFGGIYGPGRTRLVDQVRRGEARLRKGEHFTNRIHRDDAARALALLALADAPAHRCYLGVDDEPADESDVLTYLAELLGVPAPPPVDDGRRAPRRAGSKRCRNDRLKAEGLALRFPTFREGYADMLRAARAAR, from the coding sequence GTGCTGATCGCGGGCTGCGGCTACGTCGGCGTGCGGCTCGCGAGCCGGCTCGCGCGCGAGGGCGCTTCCGTCTTCGCGCTGCGGCGCGGCCGCGGCCCGCTCCCCGTCGGCGTCGAGCCCGTCGTCGCCGACCTCGCGCGCATCGAGACGCTGGGCTCGCTGCCGCCGCGCATCGACGCGGTGGTCTACACGGCGGCTCCGGGCACGTCGGACGAGGCCGCGTACCGCAGCATCTACCTCGACGGCGTCGACAACCTGCTGCGCGCGATCGCCGAGCGCGGCGAGCGGCCGCCGCGCTTCGTGTTCGCGTCGAGCACGGCCGTCTACGGCCAGGATCGCGGCGAGTGGGTCGACGAGACGTCGCCGACCGAGCCGCGGCGCTGGAACGGCGAGACGCTGCTCGCCGCCGAGCGCCTGCTCGCCGCGCGCCTGCCGGAGGCGATCGCCGTGCGCTTCGGCGGCATCTACGGGCCGGGGCGCACGCGCCTCGTCGACCAGGTGCGGCGCGGCGAGGCGCGGCTGCGCAAGGGCGAGCACTTCACGAACCGCATCCACCGCGACGACGCGGCCCGCGCGCTCGCGCTGCTCGCGCTCGCCGACGCCCCCGCGCACCGCTGCTACCTCGGCGTCGACGACGAGCCGGCCGACGAGAGCGACGTGCTCACCTACCTCGCCGAGCTGCTCGGCGTCCCCGCGCCGCCGCCGGTCGACGACGGCCGGCGCGCGCCGCGGCGCGCGGGCAGCAAGCGCTGTCGCAACGATCGCCTCAAGGCCGAGGGGCTCGCGCTGCGCTTCCCGACCTTCCGCGAAGGCTATGCGGACATGCTCCGCGCCGCGCGGGCGGCGCGCTAG
- a CDS encoding pyridoxal phosphate-dependent aminotransferase, translated as MPRFHAGRGFAPAALAMPGAVYSPFAERARAEGRDVVALHVGDTWMEPFEGARMEALRTADYPGLHRYGPTQGLPALVDALVEKVRARNGLACERAGVLVGAGATSVLANVIGAIASPGDEVAILAPFWPLARGIVQAFRATPVEVPFYDRVRDVDEAVATVRARIGPRTVALYVSSPSNPTGRVLPRAWLEALAGLAREHDLWLVSDEVYEELVYEGAHFSVGAVAPERTVSVFSFSKTYGMAGNRVGYAVGPPPLVEQALKIGTHTAYHAPVAGQVAALRALEGGAEWVANARALYRDAGRRAAAALGLPAPEGSTFLFVDVARALDERGMPGFLERCFEDGVLVAPGASAGSDYASWVRLCYTAAPPDRVAWAIERLAARLR; from the coding sequence GTGCCGCGCTTCCACGCGGGCCGCGGCTTCGCGCCGGCCGCGCTCGCCATGCCGGGCGCCGTCTACTCGCCCTTCGCCGAGCGCGCGCGGGCCGAGGGGCGCGACGTCGTCGCGCTCCACGTCGGCGACACGTGGATGGAGCCCTTCGAGGGCGCGCGCATGGAGGCGCTGCGCACGGCCGACTACCCGGGCCTGCACCGCTACGGCCCGACGCAGGGGCTGCCCGCGCTCGTCGACGCGCTCGTCGAGAAGGTGCGCGCGCGCAACGGCCTCGCGTGCGAGCGCGCGGGCGTGCTCGTCGGTGCGGGCGCGACCTCGGTCCTCGCGAACGTGATCGGCGCGATCGCATCGCCGGGCGACGAGGTCGCGATCCTCGCGCCGTTCTGGCCGCTCGCGCGCGGCATCGTGCAGGCCTTCCGCGCGACGCCGGTCGAGGTTCCCTTCTACGACCGCGTGCGCGACGTCGACGAGGCGGTCGCCACGGTGCGCGCGCGCATCGGGCCGCGCACGGTCGCGCTCTACGTGTCGAGCCCGTCGAACCCGACGGGCCGCGTGCTGCCGCGCGCGTGGCTCGAGGCGCTCGCCGGGCTCGCGCGCGAGCACGACCTCTGGCTCGTCTCCGACGAGGTGTACGAGGAGCTCGTCTACGAGGGCGCGCACTTCTCGGTCGGCGCCGTCGCGCCCGAGCGCACGGTGTCGGTGTTCTCGTTCTCGAAGACGTACGGGATGGCGGGCAACCGCGTGGGCTACGCGGTCGGGCCGCCGCCGCTCGTCGAGCAGGCGCTCAAGATCGGGACGCACACCGCCTATCACGCGCCCGTCGCCGGGCAGGTCGCCGCGCTGCGCGCGCTCGAGGGCGGCGCGGAGTGGGTGGCGAACGCGCGCGCGCTCTACCGCGACGCCGGCCGGCGCGCGGCCGCCGCGCTCGGGCTGCCCGCGCCCGAGGGCTCGACCTTCCTGTTCGTGGACGTCGCACGCGCGCTCGACGAGCGCGGCATGCCGGGCTTCCTCGAGCGCTGCTTCGAGGACGGCGTCCTCGTCGCGCCGGGCGCCTCGGCGGGCTCCGACTACGCGAGCTGGGTCCGCCTCTGCTACACGGCCGCGCCGCCCGATCGCGTGGCCTGGGCCATCGAGCGCCTCGCGGCGCGGCTTCGTTAG
- a CDS encoding gamma-glutamylcyclotransferase family protein, whose translation MQDLYFAYGSNMSTARLRARIASARHVGAARLAGHALVCNKRGKDGSGKANLVPHAARDAWGVVFELARADWPALDRFEWGYARSACVVHARDGTALEAHVYLALAPGPGPLAPFDWYRDHCLAGALEHALPQEVVGEIRGWRVVAGDGPA comes from the coding sequence ATGCAGGATCTCTACTTCGCCTACGGATCGAACATGAGCACCGCGCGGCTGCGCGCGCGCATCGCGAGCGCGCGCCACGTCGGCGCGGCGCGCCTCGCGGGCCACGCGCTCGTCTGCAACAAACGCGGGAAGGACGGCAGCGGCAAGGCCAACCTCGTCCCGCACGCCGCGCGCGACGCGTGGGGCGTCGTGTTCGAGCTCGCACGCGCCGACTGGCCCGCGCTCGACCGCTTCGAATGGGGCTACGCGCGGAGCGCGTGCGTCGTGCACGCGCGCGACGGCACCGCGCTCGAAGCGCACGTCTATCTCGCGCTCGCGCCCGGCCCGGGCCCGCTCGCGCCCTTCGACTGGTACCGCGACCACTGCCTCGCCGGCGCGCTCGAGCACGCGCTCCCGCAGGAGGTGGTGGGCGAGATCCGCGGCTGGCGCGTGGTCGCCGGGGACGGCCCGGCCTAA